One Sphingopyxis macrogoltabida genomic region harbors:
- a CDS encoding response regulator: MLNALIVEDDAEVAAILRDLVEIDGRLRVVAIADDAASSALAVTEHRIDCALVDIQLAHQSSGYGIACDLTRHGIVCLFVTGHAPPFPIPEFALGCISKPWSVNAVSHALDAIVAARGGGEGPSAPATGSSGFQRY; the protein is encoded by the coding sequence ATGTTGAACGCCCTTATCGTCGAAGATGATGCCGAGGTTGCGGCAATATTGCGGGACCTTGTCGAGATCGACGGGCGGCTTCGCGTTGTCGCGATTGCCGACGATGCCGCGTCGTCGGCGCTCGCCGTCACCGAACACCGGATCGATTGCGCTCTCGTCGATATCCAGCTTGCGCATCAGTCGTCCGGCTATGGTATCGCGTGCGATCTGACCCGCCACGGCATTGTCTGTCTGTTCGTCACCGGGCATGCGCCGCCATTTCCCATTCCCGAATTCGCTCTGGGCTGCATCTCCAAGCCCTGGAGCGTCAACGCCGTATCGCACGCGCTCGACGCTATCGTGGCGGCGAGGGGCGGCGGGGAGGGCCCGTCTGCGCCGGCCACCGGATCTTCGGGATTTCAGCGTTACTGA